A portion of the Lusitaniella coriacea LEGE 07157 genome contains these proteins:
- a CDS encoding glycosyltransferase: MPAISIVIPVYNGSTTIQETIESVLNQTFQDIEILIINDGSKDETLEVISKFEDPRIQVFSYSNAGLAISRNRGIAKATGDYIAFLDADDLWTSDKLQAQWQALQENPDVAVAYSWTDYIDESSQFLFSGRRTSLSGDVYPELLVRNLLENGSNPLIRQQALKEIGDFDPSVNAAADRDMYLRLAARYSFICVPSPQILYRVSAQSMSANLTQQEQHSVAVIEKAFKQAPQSLQHLKKQSLANIYKYLAWKSLQGLPSPQKGRTATRYSLQYARHEPELLKQWKFVLKMLVKSTACALLPPRQSQALFKK; this comes from the coding sequence ATGCCTGCAATCTCCATTGTAATTCCAGTCTACAATGGCTCGACAACAATTCAAGAGACAATCGAATCTGTTTTAAATCAAACCTTTCAAGACATTGAAATTCTTATTATTAATGATGGCTCTAAAGACGAAACCCTAGAAGTTATATCTAAATTTGAAGACCCACGAATTCAAGTCTTTTCCTATTCTAATGCAGGACTCGCTATCAGTCGAAATCGCGGTATTGCCAAAGCAACAGGAGACTATATCGCATTTCTCGATGCAGACGATCTTTGGACTTCCGATAAACTCCAAGCACAATGGCAAGCACTACAAGAGAATCCAGACGTTGCGGTTGCGTACAGTTGGACGGATTATATTGATGAGTCGAGTCAATTCTTATTCTCCGGTCGCCGTACCTCTTTAAGTGGCGATGTTTATCCAGAACTTTTGGTTCGTAACCTGCTTGAAAATGGTTCCAATCCCCTCATTCGCCAACAAGCATTAAAGGAAATTGGCGATTTCGATCCTTCAGTCAATGCAGCAGCAGACCGCGATATGTACCTGCGTTTAGCGGCACGCTATTCCTTTATTTGTGTCCCCTCCCCTCAAATTTTATATCGCGTTTCCGCACAATCTATGTCTGCTAATTTGACTCAACAAGAACAACACTCCGTTGCGGTCATTGAAAAAGCATTCAAACAAGCACCCCAATCTTTACAGCATCTAAAAAAGCAAAGTCTGGCAAACATTTATAAATATTTAGCCTGGAAATCACTGCAAGGTTTACCTTCCCCTCAAAAAGGAAGAACTGCAACCCGCTATAGTTTGCAATATGCTCGTCACGAACCCGAACTCTTGAAACAGTGGAAATTTGTCCTTAAGATGTTAGTAAAAAGTACAGCGTGTGCGCTCTTACCTCCGAGACAATCTCAAGCCTTATTTAAAAAATAG
- the hpsE gene encoding hormogonium polysaccharide biosynthesis glycosyltransferase HpsE: MTDFTVAIPTYNGAERLSGVLEKLQAQVETEAIAWEILIVDNNSRDNTAEVVRELQSHWNSPFPLKYCFEPQQGLAFAREKAVRTSDATFVGFLDDDNFVTQDWVAQAYQFGTQHSQAGSFGGQIHSDFEVEPPPEFKRVEHLLLAIREGGNEPQQFNPEKLQLPSGAGLVVRRQAWLDCVPKQLLNPGRGGNDYEISMNMYRGGWEIWYNPNMHLYHHIPSERLDREYLLSLAHLYGLRSCQWRMIPATTWQKPIVFSRTFLGGLRRLLRHVLKYRWQVKTDLVAACEFAFFWGSMMSPFYFLKRSLQKS, from the coding sequence ATGACCGATTTTACCGTTGCCATTCCCACCTATAACGGTGCAGAACGCTTATCCGGAGTATTAGAGAAACTGCAAGCGCAAGTCGAGACGGAAGCCATTGCTTGGGAAATACTCATTGTGGATAATAATAGCCGCGATAATACCGCCGAAGTGGTTCGAGAGTTGCAATCCCATTGGAATTCTCCCTTTCCTCTCAAATATTGTTTTGAACCCCAGCAAGGATTAGCTTTTGCGAGGGAAAAAGCAGTACGAACTTCTGATGCAACTTTCGTTGGGTTTCTCGATGATGATAACTTTGTAACGCAAGATTGGGTCGCACAAGCCTATCAATTTGGTACGCAACATTCTCAAGCTGGGTCTTTTGGCGGACAAATTCACAGCGATTTTGAAGTCGAACCGCCACCAGAATTTAAACGAGTCGAACATTTGCTGTTGGCGATTCGCGAAGGCGGAAATGAACCCCAACAATTTAACCCAGAGAAGTTGCAATTACCTTCCGGTGCGGGTTTAGTCGTTCGCAGACAAGCTTGGTTAGACTGCGTTCCCAAGCAGTTACTCAATCCCGGTCGCGGGGGGAACGATTACGAAATCTCTATGAATATGTATCGAGGGGGGTGGGAAATTTGGTACAACCCCAATATGCACCTTTACCATCATATTCCCTCAGAACGGCTGGATCGCGAATATCTTCTGTCTCTGGCTCATCTTTACGGGTTGCGGTCTTGTCAATGGCGGATGATTCCTGCAACAACCTGGCAAAAACCGATTGTCTTTTCTCGGACGTTTCTTGGCGGTCTGCGACGATTGCTGCGGCACGTTCTTAAGTATCGCTGGCAAGTGAAAACGGATTTAGTTGCTGCTTGCGAATTCGCTTTTTTTTGGGGTTCGATGATGAGTCCTTTCTACTTTTTGAAACGAAGTCTCCAGAAAAGTTAG
- the hpsE gene encoding hormogonium polysaccharide biosynthesis glycosyltransferase HpsE, producing the protein MSHSEHQNLHAINLTVAIPTYNGATRLPFVIEQLRLQSNAEFINWEILIVDNNSSDETAEVIREYQSQWSQPFALRYICETQQGAAFARIRAIKEAKGEWVGFLDDDTVPAVNWVAAACKFSEAHPQAGAYGSQVHGDYEVEPPPDFDRIASFFAITERGSQPHLYDPQMKMLPPSAGLVVRKEAWRANVPKNPVLSGRSNDSILNSEDLEAVLHIQNAGWEVWYNPDMEIYHQIPRDRLEKEYLLYLMRSTGLARHHIRMLRLKNWQKPLLFPFGLAKDTQKALFYFLKHRQKLKNNDVVASCEMEFLRSSILSPFYLWKRSSKS; encoded by the coding sequence ATGTCACACTCAGAACACCAAAATCTGCACGCTATCAATCTCACCGTCGCAATTCCCACCTACAACGGAGCAACCCGACTCCCATTTGTCATCGAACAACTGCGCTTGCAAAGCAATGCGGAATTCATTAACTGGGAAATTCTCATTGTGGATAATAACAGCAGCGACGAGACGGCTGAGGTGATACGAGAATATCAGTCCCAGTGGTCCCAACCCTTTGCGCTGCGATATATCTGTGAAACCCAGCAGGGTGCTGCTTTTGCACGCATTCGGGCGATAAAAGAAGCAAAGGGAGAATGGGTCGGTTTTCTCGATGACGACACGGTTCCTGCGGTAAATTGGGTTGCGGCTGCCTGCAAATTTAGCGAAGCGCATCCCCAAGCGGGTGCTTACGGTTCTCAAGTCCACGGCGACTACGAAGTGGAACCGCCGCCTGATTTTGATCGCATTGCCAGTTTTTTCGCCATTACCGAACGGGGTTCTCAACCTCATCTTTACGACCCCCAGATGAAAATGCTTCCCCCGTCTGCGGGGTTGGTGGTGCGCAAGGAAGCATGGCGCGCAAACGTACCGAAAAATCCAGTTTTGAGCGGGAGATCGAACGATTCTATCCTGAATAGCGAAGACCTCGAAGCGGTTTTGCACATCCAAAATGCGGGGTGGGAAGTGTGGTATAACCCCGATATGGAAATTTATCATCAAATTCCGCGCGATCGTCTAGAAAAGGAGTATTTGCTCTATCTCATGCGCTCTACGGGTTTGGCAAGACACCATATCCGAATGTTGCGCCTTAAGAATTGGCAAAAACCCCTACTTTTTCCCTTTGGGTTGGCAAAAGATACCCAAAAAGCGCTCTTTTATTTCCTCAAACATCGCCAAAAACTAAAAAACAACGACGTTGTTGCAAGTTGTGAAATGGAGTTTTTACGCAGCAGCATTTTAAGTCCGTTTTACCTGTGGAAGAGGTCTTCTAAGTCATGA
- the clpB gene encoding ATP-dependent chaperone ClpB, with product MQPTDASKFTEQAWEAIVKSQEVARRFKNQQLEVEHLVLSLLENKGLAQDILARANIDILRLTQQLETFTQRQPQFISVDQLYLGRGLDVLLDRAAASQESWQDKYISVEHLLVGFAEDERIGRLLLKKFNLDPQDLEAVIKSVRGTQKVTEPDSEERYQVLEKYGRDLTEQARLGKLDPVIGRDEEIRSAIQVLSRRTKNNPVLIGEPGVGKTAIAEGLAQRIINGDVPESLKNRRLISLDMGSLIAGAKYRGEFEDRLKAVLREVTHSEGQVVLFIDELHTVVGAGGSTQGTMDAGNLLKPMLARGELRCIGATTLDEYRKHIEKDAPLERRFQKVLIKQPSVEETISILRGLKERYEVHHGVKITDSALVAAATLSHRYISDRFLPDKAIDVVDEAAARLKMEITSKPVELEGIDRRVMQLQMEKLSLEGEGKAPTSNAYSSAKDRLERIEQEISDLQIKQKGLSSQWQAEKQMIAEISTLKEEEEELRRQVEQAERAYDLNRAAQLKYGKLEGLQHEIEVKESKLLEIQSQGRAMLREEVTDGDIAEIVARWTGIPVNRLLESERQKLLQLESHLHRRVIGQTEAVAAVAAAIRLARAGMKDPGKPIGSFLLMGPTGVGKTELARALAELLFDSEDAIVRLDMSEYMEKHAVSRLVGAPPGYVGYEEGGQLTEAIRRRPYAVILLDEVEKAHRDVFNILLQILDDGRVTDSQGRVVDFRNTIIVMTSNIGSEEILEMAGDDANYEKMRIRVLATLRSQFRPEFLNRIDDLIIFHTLKREELRKIVSIQLQRIQKLLSDQKIALELTPSAQDFLVDVGYDPTYGARPLKRAIQRELANPMATKLLENAFVEGDTVVIDCVENALTFTKKAVGALVKTAEPS from the coding sequence ATGCAGCCTACTGACGCAAGTAAGTTTACCGAACAAGCCTGGGAAGCCATTGTTAAATCTCAAGAAGTTGCCCGACGATTTAAAAATCAGCAACTTGAGGTCGAACATCTCGTGCTTTCTCTTTTAGAAAACAAAGGACTCGCTCAAGACATCCTTGCTCGTGCCAATATTGATATTCTTCGGTTGACGCAACAACTCGAAACCTTTACCCAAAGGCAGCCTCAATTTATCAGCGTCGATCAACTGTATCTCGGTCGCGGACTCGATGTTCTTCTCGATCGCGCGGCGGCTTCTCAAGAAAGCTGGCAAGACAAATACATTTCCGTCGAGCATTTACTCGTTGGTTTTGCCGAAGACGAACGAATCGGACGACTACTCCTCAAAAAATTCAATCTCGATCCCCAAGACCTCGAAGCGGTCATCAAATCCGTCAGGGGAACCCAAAAAGTGACCGAACCCGACTCTGAAGAGCGCTACCAAGTCCTCGAAAAGTACGGACGCGACCTCACCGAACAAGCCAGACTCGGCAAACTCGATCCCGTCATCGGACGAGATGAAGAAATTCGCAGCGCGATTCAAGTCCTCTCTCGCCGCACCAAAAACAACCCCGTGTTGATTGGGGAACCGGGAGTCGGAAAAACCGCGATCGCGGAAGGACTCGCCCAACGAATCATCAACGGCGACGTACCCGAATCCCTGAAAAACCGCCGCCTCATCTCCCTCGACATGGGAAGCCTGATCGCTGGCGCAAAATACCGAGGCGAATTTGAAGACCGCCTCAAAGCCGTCCTGCGAGAAGTCACCCACTCCGAAGGACAAGTCGTCCTCTTCATCGACGAACTGCACACCGTCGTCGGCGCAGGCGGTTCTACCCAAGGCACAATGGACGCGGGCAACCTGCTCAAACCCATGCTGGCAAGGGGCGAACTACGCTGCATCGGCGCAACCACCCTCGACGAATACCGCAAGCACATCGAAAAAGATGCCCCCCTCGAACGCCGCTTCCAAAAAGTTCTCATCAAGCAACCCAGCGTCGAAGAAACTATCTCCATCTTGCGCGGTCTAAAAGAGCGCTACGAAGTCCATCACGGCGTTAAAATTACCGACTCCGCCCTCGTTGCCGCTGCCACCCTCTCCCACCGCTACATCAGCGATCGCTTCCTTCCCGACAAAGCCATCGATGTGGTTGATGAAGCTGCTGCTCGACTGAAAATGGAGATCACCTCCAAACCCGTCGAACTCGAAGGCATCGATCGCCGGGTCATGCAACTTCAAATGGAAAAACTCTCCCTCGAAGGAGAAGGAAAAGCCCCAACCTCAAACGCTTACAGCTCGGCAAAAGACCGCCTAGAGCGCATCGAACAAGAAATTAGCGATCTGCAAATCAAACAAAAAGGACTCTCTTCCCAATGGCAAGCGGAAAAGCAAATGATCGCTGAAATCAGCACCCTCAAAGAAGAAGAAGAAGAATTGCGCCGCCAGGTCGAACAAGCCGAACGCGCCTACGATCTCAACCGCGCCGCTCAGTTGAAATATGGCAAACTAGAAGGCTTGCAGCATGAAATAGAAGTTAAAGAAAGCAAACTCCTTGAAATTCAGTCTCAAGGACGCGCCATGTTGCGAGAGGAAGTGACCGATGGGGATATAGCTGAAATTGTTGCTCGCTGGACGGGGATTCCCGTCAATCGTCTCCTCGAATCGGAACGCCAAAAATTACTGCAACTTGAAAGTCATCTCCATCGGCGCGTCATCGGGCAAACCGAAGCCGTCGCTGCCGTTGCCGCAGCCATTCGCCTCGCTCGCGCGGGGATGAAAGATCCCGGAAAACCCATCGGTTCGTTTTTGTTGATGGGTCCCACAGGTGTTGGCAAAACCGAATTGGCACGAGCCTTAGCAGAATTGCTCTTTGACAGCGAGGACGCGATCGTTCGCCTCGATATGTCCGAATACATGGAGAAACACGCCGTTTCTCGCCTCGTTGGAGCGCCTCCCGGTTACGTGGGGTATGAAGAAGGCGGACAGCTCACAGAAGCCATACGCCGCCGTCCCTACGCCGTCATTCTGCTTGATGAGGTGGAAAAGGCACACCGCGATGTCTTTAATATTTTGTTGCAAATCCTTGATGACGGACGAGTCACAGACTCCCAAGGGCGCGTCGTTGATTTTCGCAACACCATTATTGTCATGACCAGCAATATTGGTAGCGAAGAGATCCTAGAGATGGCGGGAGATGATGCTAATTACGAAAAAATGAGAATTCGCGTCCTCGCAACCCTGCGTTCGCAATTTCGCCCCGAATTTCTCAACCGTATTGACGATTTAATCATTTTCCACACCCTCAAACGGGAAGAACTGCGCAAGATTGTGAGTATTCAACTTCAGCGCATCCAAAAACTTCTCTCCGACCAAAAAATTGCTCTCGAACTCACCCCAAGCGCTCAGGATTTCCTTGTCGATGTCGGCTACGATCCCACCTATGGCGCGCGCCCGCTCAAACGAGCCATTCAACGGGAGTTAGCCAATCCAATGGCAACCAAGCTATTAGAAAATGCTTTTGTTGAGGGGGATACGGTTGTGATTGATTGTGTGGAAAATGCTTTAACCTTTACAAAGAAGGCTGTGGGCGCTCTTGTTAAAACTGCCGAACCCTCCTAA
- the cysC gene encoding adenylyl-sulfate kinase yields MEQRGVTLWFTGLSGAGKTTISQAVAEQLKSRGCKLEVLDGDIVRQNLTKGLGFSKEDRDENIRRIGFVAHILTRNDVIVIVSAISPYREIREEVRQRIGNFVEIFVNAPLEVCEGRDVKGLYKKARSGEIKGFTGIDDPYEPPLNPDIECRTDREELEESVTKVFNKLEELGYLPSK; encoded by the coding sequence ATGGAGCAACGCGGTGTGACCCTCTGGTTTACCGGTTTAAGTGGTGCTGGAAAAACCACAATCAGTCAAGCGGTTGCAGAACAACTGAAATCGCGCGGCTGTAAACTCGAAGTCCTTGATGGCGATATCGTGCGCCAAAATTTAACCAAAGGCTTGGGATTTAGTAAAGAAGATCGCGATGAAAATATCCGCCGGATCGGATTTGTCGCTCACATCCTCACCCGTAATGATGTCATCGTCATTGTCTCTGCGATCTCTCCCTATCGAGAAATTCGCGAAGAAGTGCGCCAACGAATTGGCAACTTTGTGGAAATTTTTGTCAACGCACCGCTAGAAGTCTGCGAAGGACGAGATGTCAAAGGACTATACAAAAAGGCGCGATCCGGCGAAATCAAAGGGTTTACTGGAATTGACGATCCTTATGAACCCCCTCTCAATCCAGATATAGAATGTCGCACCGATCGCGAAGAATTAGAAGAAAGCGTCACAAAAGTCTTCAACAAACTCGAAGAATTAGGGTATCTTCCTAGTAAGTAG
- a CDS encoding SLC13 family permease, whose protein sequence is MLKTLPKKAYQTLRNGIRWSRQPQYRWLWCLFAAGIYGFILNAPLPGIEGDAKPALGVFAVAAFLWGTNTLPLAVTGIIVLFLIPVSGALSSEQTYAYFGNRAVFFVLGAFILASPIMRSGLSTRLALAVVSRFGRSQQALMAAILLLAASMSFVLSTHAVVAMLFPVILEVVQAAGAQPGGRFGLAAFLSLAWGASIGGMGTLLGGARTPLAIGLLQSTTGQSISFVQWTMWSIPVVFVLLLVAYGLILQIGQGTAVSLKEAHRYLEARSRHLGPISRRESVTALITLLTILLWVFRGEVWGLDTIAFSGVLLCFISQVADWREVEEDVNWGIFIMYGSAIALSAMLRETGTASALAEGLVTWIHAPTLSFIAIVMLTILLTEGMSNAASVAVLMPIALALAAQYGVDPRAMTLGVTVPSGLAFMLPSSAPAIAIVIGSGYVRPFEAFRRGFWLKLSGFLLFLVMAKFYWPLVGLGGI, encoded by the coding sequence ATGCTCAAAACTCTCCCTAAAAAAGCTTATCAAACCTTGCGCAATGGAATACGTTGGTCGCGACAGCCGCAGTATCGCTGGTTGTGGTGCTTGTTTGCCGCAGGGATTTATGGATTCATTCTCAATGCGCCTTTGCCGGGAATTGAAGGCGATGCGAAGCCTGCTTTGGGCGTATTCGCCGTCGCCGCCTTTTTATGGGGGACAAACACCCTTCCATTGGCGGTCACGGGAATCATCGTCCTGTTCCTAATTCCGGTGAGTGGAGCGCTTTCCTCCGAACAAACCTATGCGTATTTCGGCAACCGCGCGGTGTTTTTTGTGTTGGGAGCCTTTATCCTTGCTAGTCCGATTATGCGGTCTGGGTTGAGTACGCGCCTCGCTTTAGCGGTAGTGTCTCGATTCGGTCGTTCCCAACAGGCATTAATGGCAGCGATTCTGCTGCTTGCGGCATCCATGTCTTTTGTCCTTAGCACCCATGCGGTGGTGGCAATGCTCTTCCCGGTCATTTTGGAGGTGGTTCAGGCGGCTGGCGCACAACCGGGAGGACGGTTTGGGTTGGCGGCTTTCCTGTCCCTAGCGTGGGGGGCATCGATTGGGGGGATGGGAACTTTATTAGGGGGTGCGAGAACGCCTTTGGCGATTGGGTTGCTGCAAAGTACGACGGGACAAAGCATTAGTTTCGTTCAATGGACGATGTGGTCGATTCCTGTGGTTTTTGTTTTGTTGCTTGTGGCTTACGGTTTGATTTTACAAATCGGGCAGGGGACGGCAGTATCCCTTAAAGAGGCTCATCGCTACCTAGAAGCGCGATCGCGCCACCTTGGTCCCATTTCTCGTCGAGAGAGCGTTACGGCCCTCATTACGCTGCTGACGATCCTCTTGTGGGTGTTTCGCGGCGAAGTTTGGGGATTGGATACGATCGCGTTTTCGGGAGTCCTTCTCTGTTTTATTTCGCAAGTGGCAGACTGGCGAGAGGTGGAAGAAGATGTGAATTGGGGAATTTTCATCATGTATGGCAGCGCGATCGCGCTCAGTGCCATGCTGCGGGAAACCGGAACCGCTTCTGCTCTCGCCGAAGGATTGGTAACCTGGATTCACGCTCCTACCCTCAGTTTTATCGCCATTGTGATGCTCACGATTTTGCTCACCGAAGGGATGAGTAATGCAGCTTCTGTCGCCGTGTTAATGCCCATTGCCCTCGCCTTAGCGGCACAATATGGAGTCGATCCCAGAGCCATGACTTTGGGGGTCACCGTCCCTTCTGGCTTGGCTTTCATGCTCCCTTCTTCGGCTCCCGCGATCGCGATCGTGATTGGTAGCGGTTACGTCCGTCCTTTTGAAGCCTTTCGTCGCGGCTTTTGGCTGAAGTTGAGCGGATTTTTGTTATTTTTAGTCATGGCAAAGTTTTACTGGCCTTTAGTCGGACTGGGGGGTATCTAA
- a CDS encoding NAD-dependent epimerase, which translates to MVTTLVTGAAGFIGFHLAQRLLDRGDTVVGADNLNAYYEVALKKDRLAQLQNHPAFSFCELDLADRAGMTELFAGRQFDVVAHLAAQAGVRYSLQNPHAYVDSNLVGFVNILEGCRHSKVKHLVFASSSSVYGVNKKIPFSVEDNVDHPISLYAASKKANELMAHCYSHLYAIPATGLRFFTVYGPWGRPDMALFLFTKAILAGEPINVFNNGQMRRDFTYVDDVVEGVVRTMGTIPPPQGESGAPYKIYNIGNNQPVELLKMIEVLEDCIGKKAIKNMLPMQPGDVPVTYADVNDLMRDVGFKPDTPIEVGIEKFVQWYRAYYQV; encoded by the coding sequence GTGGTCACTACTTTAGTCACTGGTGCGGCTGGATTTATTGGTTTTCACCTTGCTCAGCGATTATTAGATCGAGGAGATACGGTGGTTGGCGCGGACAATCTCAATGCCTATTACGAGGTTGCCCTAAAAAAAGATCGACTCGCGCAACTGCAAAACCACCCCGCGTTTAGTTTCTGTGAACTCGATCTTGCCGATCGCGCGGGTATGACAGAATTATTTGCAGGACGGCAGTTTGATGTTGTCGCTCACTTAGCCGCACAAGCCGGAGTCCGCTACTCTCTGCAAAATCCCCACGCTTACGTCGATAGCAATTTAGTGGGATTTGTCAATATTCTTGAAGGGTGCCGCCACAGCAAAGTCAAACACCTTGTTTTTGCCTCTTCTAGTTCCGTCTATGGAGTCAACAAAAAAATTCCCTTCTCCGTAGAAGATAACGTAGACCACCCCATCAGTTTGTACGCTGCCTCCAAAAAAGCGAATGAATTAATGGCGCACTGTTACAGCCATTTGTACGCTATCCCTGCGACGGGTTTGCGGTTCTTTACCGTTTATGGCCCTTGGGGTCGTCCGGATATGGCACTGTTCCTCTTCACTAAAGCAATCTTGGCAGGAGAACCGATTAACGTGTTCAACAACGGTCAGATGCGACGAGACTTTACCTACGTTGACGATGTGGTGGAAGGAGTCGTGCGGACAATGGGTACCATCCCGCCACCCCAAGGGGAAAGTGGCGCTCCCTACAAAATCTATAATATTGGCAACAATCAGCCCGTCGAACTCTTAAAGATGATTGAGGTGCTGGAGGATTGTATTGGGAAAAAAGCGATCAAAAATATGCTCCCCATGCAACCGGGTGACGTACCCGTAACCTACGCTGATGTGAACGATTTAATGCGGGATGTGGGTTTCAAGCCCGATACGCCGATTGAGGTTGGAATTGAAAAATTTGTCCAATGGTATCGTGCCTACTATCAGGTGTAA
- a CDS encoding dynamin family protein — protein MSSQQFQETYESIYTTGIKLLQYLQEMRAGQLSEGNNAQSLQTIEAEITTALKALQEQKYQVAVIAAMKAGKSTFLNALIGADVLASETEACTVCRTDIYPLPPDGVPKLLEYRQGQRKPLVVAQGSAAAIQKQFLQRTHDIRTTANKEGTLRFQLEHPIEAIHDYSSLKGLTLVDTPGPNEWQSEDLNFVSLKQTALEALRTCDAILFILDYCSFKDNTNSELLQELIEQRQEVLQHNTGKIYFILNKIDRKTEDDRPIDEVISDLRQMLVDFGIPNPNIYPTSAWQGLLAKLIQQETATSSHLKNFKNFFSGRYARENEEGDLIAPAPKKIAPQALEDSLIKKVEALVIQNVIGNSGWNLLHDVLAKLDKAAKAIEDSINLRINGWEMELQPLREKIEDYANVARGAIGQVKGVKALVEQQEKKLISQFRDEITEFAEKAKQTIQEEIDLFVQSWLSESTELEPSLPDELNEEESLPKLDVPQRLKESLTKIFANVLSRSESPYEIRCETEEEAQAIKEDINGVCAVLIKNWWSNTQDKLSRDGSEIRQELVAEIHNNIQMISDDLSKHIGESLDIALNINPIQSLGFEFQGIDSQVQYYTETFTKLTTEKRKGFCRDYEVDIPVEEQLSYYGIDLRKTTESIKTEIDNQTLGSLAIVEKAIKKQVSEDFRNAERQIYDYIERFQEEFERLLKERANKEAKADRIVAILEFQRDELHEYMGELVTLKEVLNTWKPGL, from the coding sequence ATGTCTTCTCAACAGTTCCAGGAAACCTACGAAAGCATCTACACCACTGGTATTAAACTCTTACAGTACCTCCAGGAAATGCGAGCTGGACAACTCAGTGAAGGAAACAACGCCCAAAGCTTACAAACCATCGAAGCAGAAATCACTACTGCACTCAAAGCACTCCAAGAGCAAAAATATCAAGTTGCGGTCATCGCAGCAATGAAAGCAGGAAAAAGCACCTTCCTCAACGCTTTAATTGGTGCAGATGTCCTCGCCAGCGAAACAGAAGCTTGTACCGTTTGCCGTACCGACATTTACCCCCTCCCCCCAGACGGCGTTCCCAAGCTTCTAGAATATCGTCAAGGACAGCGCAAACCGCTCGTCGTTGCCCAAGGGAGTGCCGCAGCCATACAAAAGCAATTTCTCCAACGAACTCACGATATTCGTACCACAGCCAATAAAGAAGGAACGCTTCGCTTTCAACTCGAACACCCCATCGAAGCCATTCACGACTACTCTTCCCTCAAAGGTTTAACCCTCGTTGATACCCCAGGACCCAACGAATGGCAATCGGAAGATTTGAATTTTGTCTCTCTCAAACAAACGGCATTAGAAGCACTGCGAACTTGCGATGCCATTTTATTTATTTTGGATTATTGTTCCTTTAAAGACAATACAAACTCCGAACTGCTACAAGAGTTAATCGAACAGCGTCAGGAAGTATTACAACACAACACGGGAAAAATTTACTTTATTCTGAATAAAATTGACCGTAAAACAGAAGATGATAGACCCATTGATGAGGTGATTTCCGATCTTCGTCAAATGCTCGTTGACTTTGGCATTCCCAATCCCAATATCTATCCCACCAGTGCTTGGCAGGGATTACTAGCTAAACTCATTCAACAAGAAACAGCAACATCGAGTCATTTGAAAAACTTTAAGAATTTTTTTAGCGGTCGCTATGCTCGCGAGAATGAAGAAGGTGATTTAATTGCTCCCGCACCGAAAAAAATCGCCCCTCAAGCATTAGAAGATAGTCTTATCAAAAAAGTTGAAGCTTTAGTAATTCAAAATGTAATTGGGAATTCGGGATGGAATTTATTACATGATGTTCTCGCAAAACTCGATAAAGCAGCAAAAGCGATTGAAGATAGTATTAATCTGCGAATTAATGGCTGGGAGATGGAACTTCAACCTTTGAGAGAAAAAATTGAAGACTATGCCAATGTTGCACGAGGAGCCATTGGTCAAGTTAAAGGCGTTAAAGCCCTCGTAGAACAGCAAGAGAAAAAGTTGATCTCTCAGTTCAGAGATGAGATTACTGAATTTGCAGAAAAAGCAAAGCAAACTATTCAAGAAGAAATCGATCTTTTCGTTCAATCGTGGCTCTCTGAATCGACTGAATTGGAGCCTTCATTACCAGATGAATTAAATGAAGAAGAATCCTTGCCAAAACTGGACGTTCCCCAACGGCTAAAAGAATCCTTGACAAAAATATTTGCTAACGTTCTGAGTCGTTCGGAAAGTCCTTATGAAATTCGCTGCGAAACAGAGGAAGAAGCTCAAGCGATTAAGGAGGATATCAATGGAGTTTGTGCGGTTCTGATTAAAAATTGGTGGTCTAATACTCAGGATAAGTTATCTAGGGATGGCAGCGAAATTAGACAAGAACTTGTGGCGGAAATTCATAATAATATTCAGATGATTTCTGACGATCTCTCTAAGCATATCGGTGAGTCTTTGGATATTGCGCTCAATATCAATCCAATTCAATCTCTAGGGTTTGAATTTCAAGGAATTGATTCTCAAGTTCAGTACTATACCGAAACTTTTACAAAGTTAACGACAGAAAAAAGAAAAGGGTTTTGTCGCGACTATGAAGTCGATATTCCCGTAGAAGAACAGTTGTCTTATTATGGAATCGATCTGCGCAAAACAACCGAATCGATTAAAACAGAAATTGACAATCAAACTTTGGGGAGTTTGGCGATTGTGGAAAAGGCAATCAAGAAACAAGTTTCAGAGGATTTTCGCAATGCAGAACGGCAAATTTATGATTACATCGAACGCTTTCAAGAAGAGTTCGAGCGATTATTAAAAGAACGAGCTAATAAGGAAGCAAAAGCGGATCGAATCGTTGCAATTCTTGAGTTTCAACGGGATGAGTTGCACGAATATATGGGAGAGTTGGTGACTCTCAAAGAGGTATTAAATACTTGGAAACCAGGACTTTAA